A part of Melittangium boletus DSM 14713 genomic DNA contains:
- a CDS encoding PHP domain-containing protein: MTLPGVVGKGLRALLGLVLLVVGWAGFFTLAAVYADYPVVPVSPPPGGALGPRGAFHVHTTRSDGRGSEGEVAAAAKAAGLDFVVLTDHNDFAPREPAFIDGVLMVPGVEFSTAHGHLVGFGLKRPLEGVRRWMDGGEAEKAVRDAGGVSVLAHPVQTRNPWRHEEAARRADGYELYSADTFFRDATHRPFSRLLPALGALLGNPVHGVMMLVEPGPEPMARLLELEREKPRLALCAHDAHGLPRYEDVFRSMAMYLPPSADGSSEALSGDAKEAAERVVRGLASGHAVCAFRALGEPAGFALEGLTPGAREAHVGDVLTVRLPPGSGKGVRIEVWGAGRLRPDGVSVELMAEGAVQVEAWVLAPGGFFGARWRPWIVPSPIQVLPRSGAR; this comes from the coding sequence GTGACCTTGCCGGGCGTGGTGGGCAAGGGACTCCGGGCGCTGTTGGGACTGGTACTGCTCGTCGTCGGATGGGCCGGATTCTTCACCCTGGCGGCCGTCTACGCGGATTACCCGGTGGTTCCTGTCTCGCCGCCACCGGGCGGGGCCTTGGGGCCTCGGGGCGCCTTCCACGTTCACACCACGCGTTCGGATGGGCGAGGCTCGGAGGGGGAGGTCGCCGCGGCGGCGAAGGCGGCGGGCCTGGATTTCGTGGTGCTCACGGATCACAACGACTTCGCGCCGCGTGAGCCCGCTTTCATCGACGGGGTGTTGATGGTGCCGGGAGTGGAGTTCTCCACGGCCCATGGGCACCTCGTGGGGTTTGGCTTGAAGCGTCCCCTGGAGGGCGTCCGGCGGTGGATGGACGGAGGCGAGGCGGAGAAGGCGGTGCGCGACGCGGGGGGCGTGAGTGTGCTGGCCCATCCCGTCCAGACGCGCAATCCGTGGCGCCATGAAGAGGCCGCGCGGCGGGCCGACGGCTACGAGCTGTACTCCGCGGATACCTTCTTCCGCGACGCGACGCACAGACCTTTCAGCCGGCTGTTGCCCGCGTTGGGGGCGTTGCTGGGCAATCCGGTGCACGGGGTGATGATGCTCGTGGAGCCCGGTCCGGAGCCGATGGCGCGCCTGCTGGAATTGGAGCGGGAGAAACCCCGGCTGGCGTTGTGCGCGCACGATGCGCACGGCCTGCCTCGCTACGAGGACGTCTTCAGGTCGATGGCGATGTATTTGCCGCCCTCGGCCGATGGGTCCTCCGAGGCCCTGTCCGGGGACGCGAAGGAGGCCGCGGAGCGGGTGGTGCGGGGGCTCGCGAGTGGACACGCCGTGTGTGCGTTCCGGGCGTTGGGCGAGCCGGCCGGCTTCGCGCTGGAGGGCCTGACGCCGGGCGCTCGCGAGGCTCACGTGGGTGACGTGCTCACGGTGCGCTTGCCGCCTGGGAGCGGGAAGGGCGTGCGGATCGAGGTCTGGGGCGCGGGGCGGTTGCGGCCGGATGGGGTCTCGGTGGAACTGATGGCGGAGGGGGCGGTGCAGGTGGAGGCGTGGGTGCTCGCGCCGGGAGGCTTCTTCGGCGCGCGGTGGCGGCCGTGGATCGTCCCGAGCCCCATCCAGGTGTTGCCCCGG
- a CDS encoding ABC transporter ATP-binding protein: MFQVLRRLLGYARPHVGVLVAAFLCMALLGLGTGAYAYLMGPALRFLLSGGENGFGGAQPVPWLSSVSRETALWGFPVVMLIVGAIKGVGYLGQFYFMGLFAQKTVADLRRALFIRLTSLSPAQLGRERTGDLLSRFTSDVQAVEAAAMYTVGSYLRDSLQIVVLAGVALSLSPLLGGLMLCVLPLAALPASRLTRKALKGTREGQVQLGHIAGQLQEGLGGMRTIQAFNGQAAELERFSSHAREHEEALVRAAWARGGVPGVMEVLAAAALAGALAYAAATHAMEPESLLSFLTAVVLVYQPVKDLGRVTQFAMQAGAAGERLFSLLDQRHPVEDAPGAASAPALERELRLEDVVFSYGERRALDGLTLSLPVGQVVALVGPSGGGKSTLTQLLLRFERPGSGRFLLDGVDADRYTAASVRAKFALVTQEPLLFSGSVLENLRMARPDASREDVEAAARVAHADGFIRALPEGYDTRVGERGAKLSGGQRQRLCIARAVLSRAPVLVLDEATSSLDPESEREVQAALAQVLPGRTAVVIAHRLSTVVDADRICVVEAGKIVEQGRHEELLARGGRYSALWSLQSGAERGAA; this comes from the coding sequence ATGTTCCAGGTGCTGAGACGGTTGCTCGGGTATGCCCGGCCGCACGTGGGCGTGCTGGTGGCGGCCTTCCTGTGCATGGCGCTGTTGGGTCTGGGGACGGGGGCGTACGCCTACCTGATGGGGCCCGCGCTGCGCTTTCTCCTGTCCGGAGGCGAGAACGGCTTCGGGGGCGCGCAGCCCGTGCCCTGGTTGTCGAGCGTGTCGCGCGAGACCGCTCTCTGGGGCTTCCCCGTGGTGATGTTGATCGTCGGGGCGATCAAGGGCGTGGGCTATCTGGGCCAGTTCTACTTCATGGGCCTCTTCGCCCAGAAGACGGTGGCGGACCTGCGCCGTGCGCTCTTCATTCGCCTCACGTCGTTGTCGCCCGCCCAGCTCGGGCGCGAGCGGACGGGAGACCTGCTCAGCCGATTCACCTCGGACGTGCAGGCGGTGGAGGCGGCGGCCATGTACACCGTGGGCTCCTACCTGCGCGACTCGCTGCAGATCGTGGTGCTCGCCGGGGTGGCGTTGTCCCTCAGTCCACTCCTGGGCGGCCTCATGTTGTGCGTGCTGCCCCTGGCGGCCCTGCCGGCCTCGCGGCTCACGCGCAAGGCACTCAAGGGCACGCGCGAGGGTCAGGTGCAGCTCGGTCACATCGCCGGGCAGTTGCAGGAAGGCCTCGGAGGCATGCGCACCATCCAGGCCTTCAACGGACAGGCGGCGGAGCTGGAGCGCTTCTCCTCGCACGCGCGCGAGCACGAGGAGGCGTTGGTCCGGGCCGCGTGGGCGCGAGGGGGCGTTCCCGGGGTGATGGAGGTGCTGGCGGCGGCGGCGCTCGCGGGCGCGTTGGCCTACGCGGCGGCCACGCATGCGATGGAGCCCGAGTCCCTGCTGTCCTTCCTCACCGCGGTGGTGCTCGTGTACCAGCCCGTGAAGGACCTGGGCCGGGTGACGCAGTTCGCGATGCAGGCGGGCGCCGCGGGTGAGCGGCTGTTCTCGCTGCTGGACCAGAGGCACCCCGTGGAGGACGCGCCGGGCGCCGCATCCGCTCCCGCGCTCGAGCGGGAGCTGCGGCTGGAGGACGTGGTCTTTTCCTACGGTGAGCGGCGGGCCTTGGACGGGTTGACGCTGTCGCTGCCGGTGGGACAGGTGGTGGCGCTGGTGGGTCCGAGTGGCGGAGGCAAGAGCACGCTCACCCAGTTGCTCCTGCGCTTCGAGCGTCCGGGCTCGGGCCGCTTCCTGCTCGATGGCGTGGACGCGGATCGCTACACGGCGGCGAGTGTGCGGGCGAAGTTCGCGCTGGTGACTCAGGAGCCCCTGCTGTTCTCGGGCAGCGTCCTGGAGAACCTGCGCATGGCCAGGCCGGACGCCTCGCGCGAGGACGTGGAGGCGGCGGCGCGAGTGGCCCACGCGGACGGTTTCATCCGGGCGCTGCCCGAGGGCTACGACACGCGCGTGGGTGAGCGAGGGGCGAAGCTGAGCGGAGGCCAACGGCAGCGGTTGTGCATCGCTCGCGCGGTGTTGTCGCGCGCTCCGGTGCTGGTGTTGGACGAGGCGACGAGCAGCTTGGATCCGGAGAGCGAGCGCGAGGTGCAGGCGGCGCTCGCGCAGGTGCTTCCGGGACGCACCGCGGTGGTGATCGCCCATCGCCTGTCGACGGTGGTGGACGCGGATCGCATCTGCGTGGTGGAGGCGGGGAAGATCGTGGAGCAGGGCCGCCACGAGGAGTTGCTGGCGCGCGGCGGGCGGTACTCGGCGCTGTGGTCGCTGCAGTCGGGGGCCGAGCGGGGCGCGGCGTGA